The genomic interval ACGCGGGCAAAGCATCTCGTTTCTAAGTGTACCCCGTGCGGAGTTTCCCGCAGTTTAAGGAACGCAAGCATGTGCATATCATGATGCTCGCGTGAAACGTCCGTGAGGGGTATCCTGCCACGTTAGACCACGAGACAACGGAGGTGATCACCATGGAAGACAAGCCTGCCTACGACCGCGCGGCCGTGCGCCTGACGCAGCTGTCGAGCAAGTCGGGGTGAGCGGCGAAGTGGGGTCCGGGTGACCTCTCAGACCTGCTGCACCTTGCCTGCCTTCCCGAGATCCACGACGCCGACCTGCTCGTGGGAACGGAGACGGACGACGACGCCGCCGTGTACCGCCTGAGCGATGACCTCGCCGTTGTCATGACGACGGACTTCTTCACGCCCATCGTCGACGACCCGTACGACTTTGGACGCGTCGCTGCAGCCAATGCTCTGTCCGACGTCTATGCCATGGGGGGCAAGCCGCTACTGTGCCTGAACCTGATGGCGTTCCCGCGCCTGCTGGGCACGGCCGTCGCGGCTGACGTCCTGCGCGGCGCAAGCGACGTCATCTCGCTGGCGGGGGCGCTCGTGGCGGGCGGCCACACCATCGAGGACACCGAGCCGAAGTACGGCCTGTGCGTTCTGGGCACGCTCAACCCGGCGCACCTGCTGCGCAACGGCGGCGCCCGCCCCGGTGACGTCCTGTTCCTCACAAAGCCGCTGGGCACCGGCCTCATGACGACCGGCCTCAAGCGTGGCGAGGTGAGCGAGGAGGGCATCAGGCCGACGGTCGAGCTCATGGCGACGCTCAACGCCGCGGGCGGCGAGGTGGCGCGCACGCACGCGCTGCGGGGGACCGTCCACGCCTGCACCGACCTGACGGGCTTCGGCCTGGCGGGGCACGTGCACGAGATGGCCAAGGCGAGCGGGTGCGCGGCGCACGTCGAGCTGGCGGCCCTGCCGCTCATCGACGGGGCGCTCGACCTGGCGCAGCGGGGCGTCACACCGGGCAAGACGCGCGACGTGAAAGCCTGGGCTCAGGGCTTCACGTCGGTGGAGGACGGTGCGGCGGGCCTGACGACTGACGTGGCGTGGAACGTGCTGGCCGACCCCCAGACGTCGGGCGGCCTGCTCGTGGCCGTCGACCCGCAGGACGCCGACGCGTTCGAGGCGGACCTTCGCGCCGCAGGGACGCCGGCCGCGGCGCGCATCGGGCACTTTGCCGAGGGCGAGCCGCACGTGTACGTGGCGTAGGCTGGCCGGCAGCCCGGGAACGGGCCTGCAGGGCTCATATTTGGAAATGACGTGCGGCGGCAGTTGTAACGCGGCCGCCGCTTCAAGGAGGCTGATCCACATGAACAAGGTCTATTGGATTCTGAACGACACGTTGGGCGGCGGCGACCCCGAGCTGGGCAAGCTGCTCATGGAGAAGTACCTCTATGCATTGGCCCGCGCTGACGAGAAGCCCGCGAAGCTCATCTTCATGAACGCTGGCGTGCACCTGACGTGCGAGGGGTCGCCCGTGCTCGACGACCTGAAGCTGCTTGTCGAAAAGGGTGTCGCCATCTCGACGTGCGGCACGTGCCTCGACTTCTACAAGCTGCGCGAGCAGCTGGCCGTGGGCGTTGCTGGCAACATGGACGGCGCCGTGGGCTCGATGCTTGCGGCTGACGACGTCGTGGTGCTGCGCTAGGCGGGCAATCCACGCTATCATAGGGAGTTGCGAATCAGGCCGCTCGCGGGGGATTCCTCGCGGGCGGCCTGCGAATGACCGGCCCCGAGGACGACTCTCATGGAGAACCACATGCCAAACCCCTCAGCTGAAGCTAAGGCCGCCCTCAGGGGCCTGCCCCGCGTCGACGACCTGCTCGCTGCCGACGAGGTCGTGGCCGCGCTGGCAGACGCTCCGCGCTCGCTGGCGACCGGCGCCCTGCGTGCGACGCTCGACGAAGAGCGCGCCCACATCCTGGCTGGCGAGACGCCGCGCACCCGCGACGAGCTTGTCGACGCCTGCGCGGCCGCCGTGGGGCGCGCCGTGCTACCGCACCTGCGCTGTGCCGTGAACGCCACGGGCGTCGTCATCCACACGAACCTGGGCCGCGCGCCCGTCTCACAGCACGTCGCGGCCCACATCGCCGACGTGGCCTCGCACTACGACACGCTCGAGTTCGACGTCGCCACGTGCAAGCGCGGGTCGCGCCACGACCACGTGCGCGAGCTGCTGTGCGAGCTCACGGGCGCCGAGGACGCCGCCGTCGTCAACAACAACGCCGCCGCCGTCATGCTCGTCCTGTCCGAGCTGGCGCGGGGTCGCGAGGTCATCGTGAGCCGCGGCGAGCTCATCGAGATCGGCGGGTCGTTCCGCATCCCCGACATCATGGCGCTGTCCGGTGCGACGATGGTCGAGGTGGGCACGACGAACAAGACGCACCTGGCCGACTTTGAGCGCGCCATCACGCCGAACACGGCGCTCGTGCTCAAGGTCCACCCGTCGAACTACCGCGTCGTGGGCTTCCACGAGGAGGTCGACGCCGTCGAGCTCGCCGGCCTCGCCCACGAGCGCGGCGTCCGCGTGTACGAGGACCAGGGCTCGGGCGTGCTTGTGAACCTGGCTCAGGCTGCCATCCCCAACGACGAGCACACGCCGGGCTGGTCGTTGGCGCAGGGCGTCGACGTCGTGACGTGCTCGGGCGACAAGCTGCTCGGCGCGTCGCAGGCCGGCATCATCCTCGGCTCCTCCGAGCTCGTGGGGCGCATCAAGAAGCACCCGCTCATGCGCGCGCTGCGCCCCGACAAGCTGACGCTGGCGGGCCTCGAGGCGACGCTGCGCGACTACCTCGACGACGGGGCGCCGTGGGGGCGCGTGCCCGTGCTGCGCATGCTGCGCGCCACGCCCGCCGAGCTGCGGGAGCGGGCGTGCGACCTGCTGGCGAGGCTCGCGGACATGCTGGGGGCGCCGCTCGCTCCCGATGCCGGCGAGGATCCCGCCGTGTCCGTGGGGCCCGTCTGCGTGCGCGTGGCGCCCGACGTGTCGTTCGTGGGCGGCGGCGCGCTGCCGACGACGGAGCTCCCGAGCTGGACGCTGCAGCTGAGCGCCCCGGGCGCCGACCTCGAGGCCCTGCGCACGCGGCTCATCCAGCTCCCGGCGCGCCCCGTCGTGACGCGCGTGAGCCACGACGCCCTCGTGTGCGACGTGCGCACGCTCGTGGACGCGCGTGACGAGGACGACCTGCTCGCCGCTCTGGCTGGCGAGGCGCGGGTGCTGGCGGCCGCGGGTCGGTAGGGCCGACGGGCCCGGTTGGGCATGTGATCGAGGACAACGCGCGGCCTGTGCACGGGGCCGGCCGCGGAAGGGGAGGGGTCCCATGAGTGAGAGCACGGCTGCGGGCGTCGAGACGCCGGTCATCATCGGCACGGCCGGTCACGTCGACCACGGCAAGAGCGCGCTCGTCTTGCGCCTGACGGGGACGGACCCCGATCGCCTGCCGCAGGAGAAGGCGCGCGGCATCACGATCGACCTGGGCTTCGCCGAGCTGCGCCTGCCGAGCCAGCGCATCGTCGGCCTCGTTGACGTGCCCGGCCACGGCCACTACGTTCGCGCCATGGTCGCCGGCGCCACGGGCGTCGACGTCGCGCTGCTCGTCGTGGCCGCCGACGACGGCGTCATGCCCCAGACACGCGAGCACCTGCGCATCCTCGAGCTCGTGGGCGTGCGCCGCATGGTCGTCGCGCTCACGAAGTGCGACCTCGTCGACGATGACGACTGGCTCGAGCTCGTGCGCTCCGACGTTGAGGAGTACCTGGGCACGACTGCCTTTGCTGGTGCGCCCGTCATCGCGGTGTCGAGCCGGACGGGGCGCGGCATCGACGAGCTGGCCGCCGCCCTCGACGCGGCCGTCGACGCCGTGCTAGCCTCGGGCGAGGTCGAGCGCCGTCTCGCGCTGCCGGCTCGCCTGCCCATCGACCGCTCGTTCAACGTCGCCGGCGTCGGCGCCGTCGTGACGGGCACACTGCGCTCGGGCAGCTTTGCACCTGGCGATGCCGTCGAGATCTACCCGCAGGGCGTCAAGGCCCGCGTTCGTGGCGTTCAGGTGCACGGCCACGACATCGAGCGGGCCGTCGCAGGCCAGCGCACGGCGCTCAACCTCTCGGGCGTCTCCGTGGACGAGGCGACGCGCGGCAGCACGGTCGCCGCGCCGGGTAGCCTGCGGGGCACGGACCGCTTCGACGCCCGCCTGCGCTGGCTCGGTCGCGACGGCCGGCCGGCGCCGCTCGTGTCGGGCGAGCGCGTCCACGTGTGTTCCGGCACGACGGAGGCCCTGGGTCGCATACTTCTCATGGACGGGGCCGGGCAGCTCGCCTGCGGCGACGAGGCGCTCGTGCAGATCCGCCTCGAGGAGCCTCTCGCTTTGCGCTCGCGCGACCGCTTCGTCGTCATGGCGTACTCGCCCGTCGAGCTCGTGGGCGGCGGTGAGGTGCTCTGGGCCCGTCCGGCTCGCCGCACGACGCTGGCTGACGAGGAGCGCACGCTGCTTGCGGCGCTCGGCTCGGGTGATGACCGGGCGGCTGTCGCGTCGTTCGTGCGCCTTGCTCCCGTGCCGCTGCCCGCTGCTGACGTCGCCGCGAGCCTCGACCTTCCGGAGGGGGAGGCCTCTGACCTGCTCGGCGCCCTCGCGGGCGACGGCGAGCTCCGCGCGCTGCCGTGCGGCCAGGGGCCTGCCGTCTACGTGGCCCCGGCGACGCTCGAGGCGCTGTGCGCGCGCATGGGCGAGGCCCTGCGCGAGGCTGGCCCGTCCGGCATGCCGCTGCTCGGCCTGCGCGACGCCGCGTGCCCGCGCGCATCGGACGCCACGTTTGCCGCGCTGGCCGACGAGGCCGTGGCGCGGGGCGTTGCCGGCCGCTTCGAGGCGAACCTCATCGCGGCCGAGCTGCTGGGCCAGGCGCAGCGCGAGACGGACGAGCTGCTCGCCAACGTGGGCGGCAAGCTGCGCGAGCTCGGCCTGGGTGCCCCGTTCGACGAGGAACTGGCGCCGCTCGTGGGGCTCGACGTCGCCACGACGCGCCGCGCCCTGCGCCTGCTGGCCGACCGCGGCCTGGCAGAGGCCATCGACCGCTCGTTCTACCTGTCGAGCGAGGCGGCGGCCGAGGCGCGGGAGCGCGTGCGGGCCGCTATCGAGGCGGCAGGCGGCTCGGCGAGCGCGAGCGAGCTGCGCGAGGCTCTGGGGTTGTCGCGCAAGTACGCGCTGCCGGTGCTCGAGCACTTCGACCAGGTTGGCTTCACAAAGCGCGACCGCGACAACCAGAGTGCCCGCCAGCTCGCCAAGCCGTAGGGCGAGGACGGGCTCTCGGGGCTTTCGCGTGAATGTGGGCTGCCCGCGTGCATTGCGGGTGTGTTTCAGGTATGATGTCCCCTCGGATGGAGATGGATGTGTCCTGGTGGGCACCGCGGTCTTCAAAACCGTTGCGAGGCGTGAAGAACGTCTTGGATGTGTTCGATTCACATACGTCTCCGCCATCCTGAGACGATGAGGAAGCGCCGGTGCCTGCAGGGGTTGCCGGCGTTTCTTGTAATGGTAGGTCGGGCGTGTGGCCCGGCTCGGACTGTGGGGAGGGTGCCGCCGTGGCCCTGACGATGCGGACGTTTGTGATGCGCGGCTTCTCATGCACGACTGACGCGATGATCTCGGCCCGGGTGTGCGAGGCCGCAGGCGCCCAGGTGCGGCTCGTGCCCCGGCCGGCCGCCATGGGCAACGCCGAGTGCGGCACGGCTATGCGCAGCCTTCCCGAGCAGGAAGACGTCGTGAAGCAGGCGCTCGAGGATGTCGGCGTCATACCGGCTGACATGATGACGCTCGAGGACTACCAGTAGGGGGTCGCTTTCGGGGACATAGCGCCAACTCCGACTTGGCGCTATGTCCTTGACCGCGCAAACAAAGAAGGCCGAGAGCCTCGCTTGGAAGCTCCCGGCCTTGCCGAGTCAAATGGTGGAGTTGAGGGGATTCGAACCCCCGGCCTCTGCCTTGCGAAGGCAGCGCTCTCCCAGCTGAGCTACAACCCCAAATCACGCTCTGGCAGCTCGTGCCAGCGCTGGTACATTGTGCCAGGGCGGACCCCGCCTGTCAACGGGGATTTTTGCTTCGCAGCTCGTTCACAAGAAAGGGCGCGCCGCCTTGAAGCGACGCGCCCTCGACGCACGAAGAATGCCCAACCCCCGCCAGTGCAAGAATGGCCCACCTCTACAAGGTGGGTGCCCGCATTGCGTCGTCCGGCTTCCTCAACAAAGGAGGGTATCCGTATGCCGCAATATGTAGAGCTCCCTGCGTAAATCTGTCGGCCCACCGCAGCTAAGATGCGAGGGCTGGGACAGCTATGACTATAGCAGATGCGTAGGCTCATGCAACACCCGAACGCCGATATGGGATAAGCTCACGCCCACGGTTCTCCCGCGCGGGAGATGCGGCGCGGGGCAGATGACGAGGGAAAGGCGGGCTCATGGGCGGGTGCAGGTGCGACGAGGGCGGCGAGACGCCGACGGCGGAGCTGTCACGGGCTTTGGCGGGCGACGAGCTGTTGGCCGAGGCGCGCGAGAAGTTCGGCAACGACCGCTTCGCGACGCGCTGTTGCGGGGTGTTCATCGAGGAGGCGCGTCCCGGCCATGCCGTGTGCAGCTTCGAGATAGAGGACCATCACCGCAACGCCCTGGGCGCCGTCATGGGCGGGGCCGTCTTCACGCTGGCGGACTTCGCGTGCGCCGTCGCCTCGAACCTGGGCCAGCAGCCTGCCGTCACGGCAACGAGCGACATCCAGTACCTCACGGGCGCGCGGGGCACGCGCCTCATCGCGACGTGTGACGAGGAGCGCTCGGGCCGTCGCCTCGCGTTCTACACGACGCGCGTCACCGACGACGCCGGCACGCTCGTCGCCCTCGTGCACGCGACGTGCGCCCGCATCGGCGAGAGGGCGTAGGCGGCCCTGCGCCTTCGGTGCGCAGGCCCGACGCGTTCTCGCGAGGGATCGGTGAGGCGTACAATGGGGCTCAAGAGCGAGCATGTGGCTCGGTTTGCGTGGCTATGCAATCAATCTGCATAAGTTGACGTGATTATTCGAACAAGATGCATGCAGATCGGGCGGGCAACCTGTGTTGCCTGCGATGTGCGTGCCGTTGACGGGAAGGGGCACATCCATGATTCGTGCAGGTGTCGTCGGGGCAACGGGATATGCGGGCGCAGAGCTCGTCCGTCTCATCATGGGCCATCCGCACATGGAGCTCGCACGCGTCACGTCGGGCAAGGAGGCCGGCCGTCGCCTGGACGACGTCTACCCCGGCTTCATCGGCACGTGCGACGCCACGCTTGTTGAGCCCGACGTCGCGGATCTCGCCTCGGCGTGCGACGTCGTGTTCCTTGCCGTGCCCCACACGGCCTCGCTTGCCATGACGCCGCAGCTCGTGGCCGCGGGCGTCTCGGTCGTCGACCTTTCGGCCGACTATCGCCTCGCCGACGCCGCCGTGTTCGAGAGCTGGTACGGCACGCCGCACACGTCCCCCGAGCTGCTTGCGCGCGCCGTCTACGGCATCCCGGAGCTCAACCGCGACGAGGTGGCCGCCCTGCACGAGCTGCCTGCCGGCGAGCCGCGCATCGTCGCCAACCCCGGCTGCTACCCCACGGCTGCCACGCTTGCCGCCGCGCCGCTTCTGCGCGCTGACCTGCTGGCCTGCGGCGCGCCTGTCATCGTCGACGCCATCTCCGGCGTCACGGGGGCGGGCAAGAGCTGCACGGCGCGCACGCACTTCTGCACGGTCGACGAGTCCGTGCAGGCCTATGGCGTCGGGCACCACCGGCACCTGCCCGAGATCGCCCAGAACCTCACGCGCCTGGCGGGCTTCGACGTCAACGTTGTGTTCACGCCGCACCTCGCGCCCTACAAGCGCGGCATTCTCGCGACGGTCTACCTGCCGCTGTCGCGCGAGGTCAGCGCTGCCGAGTTGCAGGACCTCTACGAACGCGTCTACGCCGACGAGCGGTTCGTGAGCGTGCTTCCTGCGGGCGCCCAGCCGGCCACGGCAAGCGTCGCCGGCTCCGAGCGCGCGCAGGTCGCCGTCGTGCTCGACGAGCGGGCCCACATGGCCATCGCGACGTGTGCGATCGACAACCTCGTGCGCGGTGCGGCCGGCCAGGCGGTGCAGAATGCGAACCTTCTGTGCGGCCTGCCCGAGGAGAGCGGTCTTACGGCCCCTGTTCCCCTCATCTAGTCGTATATTTTCCGCGTTGTATTCAGGAAACGCAGTGAGGAAGGCTCATGTCATACAATTCGCTCGAAGCGTCTGAGGAGACGTTCTGCCCGGGGCAGCCTGTCGAGGGGGGCGTCTGCGCGGCCGCTGGCTTCAAGGCTGCCGGCATCCACGCGGGGTTCCGTCGCAACCCGGAGCGCGGTGATCTGGCGCTCGTGTGCGCCGAGGCCCCCGTTGCTGCGGCGGGCGTGTTCACGCGCAACCGCTTCTGCGCCGCCCCCGTGCAGGTGGACCGCGCGTTCCTCGAGGCTTCGGGCGGGTCGGCGCGCGCCGTCATCCTGAACTCGGCCGTCGCTAACGCCGCGACGGGCGAGCCGGGTGTCGCCAACGCCCGCGCCACGGCCGAGCAGGTCGCCGCGCTGCTGGGCTGCGAGCCGCAGGAGGTACTCGTCGCCTCGACGGGTGTCATCGGCGTGCAGCTGCCCATGGAGACGATGCAGGCGGGCATCCCGCAGGTCGCCGCCGACCTCGCCTCCGATGAGGCCCACGACCTCGCTGCTGCCAAGGCCATCATGACGACGGACACGAAGCACAAGCGCGCCGCCCTGCGCTACGAGGACGCTTCGGGCGCCACGTACACGGTTGGCGGCATGTGCAAGGGCTCGGGCATGATCTCGCCCAACATGGCCACGATGCTCGCCGTCGTCACGACGGACGCCCCCGTGGCGCCGGCGGCTCTGAACGCCGCCCTGCACGCCGCGGCCGACGCCACGTTCAACCGCGTGACGGTCGACGGCGACACGTCCACGAACGACTCGTGCT from Coriobacteriia bacterium carries:
- the selB gene encoding selenocysteine-specific translation elongation factor, whose translation is MSESTAAGVETPVIIGTAGHVDHGKSALVLRLTGTDPDRLPQEKARGITIDLGFAELRLPSQRIVGLVDVPGHGHYVRAMVAGATGVDVALLVVAADDGVMPQTREHLRILELVGVRRMVVALTKCDLVDDDDWLELVRSDVEEYLGTTAFAGAPVIAVSSRTGRGIDELAAALDAAVDAVLASGEVERRLALPARLPIDRSFNVAGVGAVVTGTLRSGSFAPGDAVEIYPQGVKARVRGVQVHGHDIERAVAGQRTALNLSGVSVDEATRGSTVAAPGSLRGTDRFDARLRWLGRDGRPAPLVSGERVHVCSGTTEALGRILLMDGAGQLACGDEALVQIRLEEPLALRSRDRFVVMAYSPVELVGGGEVLWARPARRTTLADEERTLLAALGSGDDRAAVASFVRLAPVPLPAADVAASLDLPEGEASDLLGALAGDGELRALPCGQGPAVYVAPATLEALCARMGEALREAGPSGMPLLGLRDAACPRASDATFAALADEAVARGVAGRFEANLIAAELLGQAQRETDELLANVGGKLRELGLGAPFDEELAPLVGLDVATTRRALRLLADRGLAEAIDRSFYLSSEAAAEARERVRAAIEAAGGSASASELREALGLSRKYALPVLEHFDQVGFTKRDRDNQSARQLAKP
- a CDS encoding PaaI family thioesterase; translation: MGGCRCDEGGETPTAELSRALAGDELLAEAREKFGNDRFATRCCGVFIEEARPGHAVCSFEIEDHHRNALGAVMGGAVFTLADFACAVASNLGQQPAVTATSDIQYLTGARGTRLIATCDEERSGRRLAFYTTRVTDDAGTLVALVHATCARIGERA
- the selA gene encoding L-seryl-tRNA(Sec) selenium transferase yields the protein MPNPSAEAKAALRGLPRVDDLLAADEVVAALADAPRSLATGALRATLDEERAHILAGETPRTRDELVDACAAAVGRAVLPHLRCAVNATGVVIHTNLGRAPVSQHVAAHIADVASHYDTLEFDVATCKRGSRHDHVRELLCELTGAEDAAVVNNNAAAVMLVLSELARGREVIVSRGELIEIGGSFRIPDIMALSGATMVEVGTTNKTHLADFERAITPNTALVLKVHPSNYRVVGFHEEVDAVELAGLAHERGVRVYEDQGSGVLVNLAQAAIPNDEHTPGWSLAQGVDVVTCSGDKLLGASQAGIILGSSELVGRIKKHPLMRALRPDKLTLAGLEATLRDYLDDGAPWGRVPVLRMLRATPAELRERACDLLARLADMLGAPLAPDAGEDPAVSVGPVCVRVAPDVSFVGGGALPTTELPSWTLQLSAPGADLEALRTRLIQLPARPVVTRVSHDALVCDVRTLVDARDEDDLLAALAGEARVLAAAGR
- the yedF gene encoding sulfurtransferase-like selenium metabolism protein YedF, with the protein product MEMTCGGSCNAAAASRRLIHMNKVYWILNDTLGGGDPELGKLLMEKYLYALARADEKPAKLIFMNAGVHLTCEGSPVLDDLKLLVEKGVAISTCGTCLDFYKLREQLAVGVAGNMDGAVGSMLAADDVVVLR
- the argJ gene encoding bifunctional glutamate N-acetyltransferase/amino-acid acetyltransferase ArgJ, whose amino-acid sequence is MSYNSLEASEETFCPGQPVEGGVCAAAGFKAAGIHAGFRRNPERGDLALVCAEAPVAAAGVFTRNRFCAAPVQVDRAFLEASGGSARAVILNSAVANAATGEPGVANARATAEQVAALLGCEPQEVLVASTGVIGVQLPMETMQAGIPQVAADLASDEAHDLAAAKAIMTTDTKHKRAALRYEDASGATYTVGGMCKGSGMISPNMATMLAVVTTDAPVAPAALNAALHAAADATFNRVTVDGDTSTNDSCFLLASGAAGGDPIAEPCGERYEAFAAALTWVCDSLARQIAADGEGATRLVRVVVRGAASDADAELAARTVATSPLVKTAIAGHDANWGRIAAALGRSGATFDQEGVDIDILGLPVLRAGLPVPFDEDEALRRFEGAQVDIVCELGAGTGAAALWTCDLTHGYISINADYRS
- the selD gene encoding selenide, water dikinase SelD, whose translation is MEDKPAYDRAAVRLTQLSSKSGUAAKWGPGDLSDLLHLACLPEIHDADLLVGTETDDDAAVYRLSDDLAVVMTTDFFTPIVDDPYDFGRVAAANALSDVYAMGGKPLLCLNLMAFPRLLGTAVAADVLRGASDVISLAGALVAGGHTIEDTEPKYGLCVLGTLNPAHLLRNGGARPGDVLFLTKPLGTGLMTTGLKRGEVSEEGIRPTVELMATLNAAGGEVARTHALRGTVHACTDLTGFGLAGHVHEMAKASGCAAHVELAALPLIDGALDLAQRGVTPGKTRDVKAWAQGFTSVEDGAAGLTTDVAWNVLADPQTSGGLLVAVDPQDADAFEADLRAAGTPAAARIGHFAEGEPHVYVA
- the argC gene encoding N-acetyl-gamma-glutamyl-phosphate reductase; translated protein: MIRAGVVGATGYAGAELVRLIMGHPHMELARVTSGKEAGRRLDDVYPGFIGTCDATLVEPDVADLASACDVVFLAVPHTASLAMTPQLVAAGVSVVDLSADYRLADAAVFESWYGTPHTSPELLARAVYGIPELNRDEVAALHELPAGEPRIVANPGCYPTAATLAAAPLLRADLLACGAPVIVDAISGVTGAGKSCTARTHFCTVDESVQAYGVGHHRHLPEIAQNLTRLAGFDVNVVFTPHLAPYKRGILATVYLPLSREVSAAELQDLYERVYADERFVSVLPAGAQPATASVAGSERAQVAVVLDERAHMAIATCAIDNLVRGAAGQAVQNANLLCGLPEESGLTAPVPLI
- a CDS encoding DUF3343 domain-containing protein codes for the protein MALTMRTFVMRGFSCTTDAMISARVCEAAGAQVRLVPRPAAMGNAECGTAMRSLPEQEDVVKQALEDVGVIPADMMTLEDYQ